In one window of Chitinophagales bacterium DNA:
- a CDS encoding AAA family ATPase: MYINKVIIKKFRHLENEELGPFNFNSKASDLIVFAGPNGSGKSSVLELIGYGLSSSYSLSWQLTRTFTGFSFEIAIGLNPEEKNIIIKSLNTELENVEKEINDGYISIDYRTETTPETKQSQKQELKERVRRPHKHKYDILEYFKSNSIYYRAFEYNEGDYAKNPTLHNQIHSYVTRELKDILKRSLGFFLRADRNYPQQSFNRNQIFSYDNVNRTEHLWTMAFNTSEIQYKDMYEFLVQQRYHYLRELGNYHNQKNKGVTTGAEPTDPIKPYEALLNKLFPEYKFADQNESIPTNLFVELPSKEIITFNDLSSGEKEVFFILSFFIRHNVENAIIVIDEPELHLHPELSRLLIRNIKSIKDGNQIWMATHNSEIIDETGRDKVVYVTRDITTRKAKFISGEEEQEVILQLKNLFGFSGYIGVAKNLVFLEGDNSSPDRKFYSALFSNNSNFKLIPANGSDNLNRINNAILSIMESNIAWISFYLIRDRDYLTTEMIAKYRGHSSGKIFVLEKHELENYLIDFKIIKTVLSDIFGIEKEETEIEAIFHNTALSISSAVIRDMISFRLNLKLNPQDFSIGKVLNGQPYFEGTRPSYSINSSRNTVIKDKFKETSTEIHKTLTEQLSAPAIESIIQTCENEVKMALESNDWLNLFPGKELIELSAKALGISNTISFQNSIIKELAANKDRINSELVEIFGKINQG; this comes from the coding sequence ATGTACATAAATAAAGTCATAATAAAGAAATTTCGACATTTAGAAAATGAGGAATTAGGTCCTTTTAATTTTAACAGTAAAGCCTCTGACTTAATCGTATTTGCTGGTCCCAATGGAAGTGGAAAAAGTTCGGTATTGGAACTAATCGGATATGGGCTTTCAAGTTCATACAGCTTAAGCTGGCAATTAACAAGGACATTCACAGGATTCTCCTTTGAAATTGCTATTGGATTAAATCCAGAAGAGAAGAATATAATTATCAAATCACTGAACACAGAATTAGAAAATGTAGAAAAAGAAATAAATGACGGCTACATTAGTATTGACTACCGAACAGAAACTACTCCTGAAACTAAGCAAAGCCAAAAACAAGAACTTAAAGAAAGAGTGCGAAGACCGCATAAACACAAATATGACATATTAGAATATTTCAAAAGCAATAGTATTTATTATCGTGCGTTTGAATACAATGAAGGAGATTATGCCAAAAACCCAACTCTGCATAATCAAATTCACAGTTATGTTACGAGAGAATTGAAAGATATTTTGAAAAGATCGCTGGGTTTTTTCTTAAGAGCAGACCGAAACTACCCGCAACAAAGCTTCAATCGAAATCAAATATTTTCATATGATAATGTCAATAGGACAGAGCATTTATGGACTATGGCATTCAATACAAGCGAAATTCAATATAAGGACATGTATGAATTTCTCGTACAACAACGTTATCATTATTTACGTGAACTGGGGAATTATCATAACCAAAAAAATAAGGGGGTAACGACAGGTGCAGAACCTACTGATCCAATCAAGCCTTATGAAGCCTTGCTCAATAAACTGTTTCCAGAGTATAAATTCGCGGATCAGAATGAATCTATTCCAACAAACCTATTTGTTGAATTGCCATCGAAGGAAATAATAACATTTAATGATCTTTCATCTGGAGAAAAAGAAGTGTTTTTCATTCTTTCCTTCTTTATCAGACACAATGTAGAGAACGCAATAATTGTAATAGATGAACCAGAGTTGCATTTGCATCCCGAGTTATCGAGGCTATTAATCAGAAATATTAAAAGCATAAAAGACGGCAATCAAATATGGATGGCTACTCATAATTCCGAAATCATTGATGAAACTGGAAGGGATAAGGTTGTTTATGTAACACGTGACATTACTACAAGAAAAGCTAAGTTTATTTCAGGGGAAGAAGAACAGGAAGTAATTCTACAATTAAAAAATTTATTCGGATTCTCCGGGTACATAGGCGTTGCTAAAAATCTTGTTTTCCTTGAAGGTGATAATTCAAGCCCTGACAGAAAATTTTATAGTGCTCTATTTAGTAATAATTCAAACTTCAAATTAATTCCAGCAAACGGTAGCGACAATCTTAATAGAATTAATAATGCCATCCTTTCAATAATGGAATCAAACATTGCTTGGATTAGTTTTTATTTAATCCGAGATCGTGACTACCTTACGACTGAAATGATAGCTAAGTATAGAGGACATTCTTCTGGAAAAATATTTGTACTTGAAAAACATGAGCTTGAAAACTACCTGATCGACTTTAAAATTATAAAGACTGTTCTGTCTGATATATTCGGAATTGAGAAGGAAGAAACTGAAATTGAGGCAATTTTTCATAATACCGCCTTAAGTATTTCTTCAGCCGTTATTAGAGATATGATTAGTTTCAGGTTGAATCTTAAATTAAATCCTCAGGATTTTTCCATTGGAAAAGTATTGAATGGCCAACCATATTTTGAAGGAACTCGACCAAGTTATTCAATTAACAGTTCAAGAAATACAGTTATCAAGGATAAATTTAAAGAAACTTCAACTGAAATTCACAAGACACTTACAGAACAGCTCAGTGCACCAGCAATTGAATCAATAATTCAGACTTGTGAAAATGAAGTCAAAATGGCACTTGAATCTAACGATTGGCTGAATCTTTTTCCTGGAAAAGAATTAATAGAATTGTCTGCAAAAGCTTTGGGAATTAGCAATACCATTAGTTTTCAAAATTCAATAATTAAAGAACTTGCAGCGAATAAAGACCGCATAAATTCAGAGTTGGTAGAAATATTCGGAAAAATAAACCAGGGCTAA
- a CDS encoding RNA-directed DNA polymerase — MTPMTIEDLISKGYFPKELPPPFTTNDLATKYSSIKTSLSGTISKDATRCIDFSISKVGLIRKMIKIPNPMHQCQLCEMVVDNWADIEAIYKKSKFSFSRPKLVGERAANPTKFKDFIRRSFLASYPYIYELKTDISKYYPTIYTHSIPWAIHGKAIAKRKPLDPTLLGNKLDFYLRQTMYAQTIGIPIGPDTSLIISEIIGCKIDEMLLSEFPSIKGYRYVDDMYFFFHSYADAEAFLLRLQAVLKEFELQVNPEKTKIRKIPRGIEPDWIIQLRTFTIRETEIKQYNDLISFFSLAFDLALQLPNEYVLSYAVEKVKRVAVVSDTNFALLETMLLKTMIAEPSTIKEVFRILFTNKTKVRVSKIEKVLLDFILYHCPRKNDYELSWALWFAKTFKIKIPTSVSKQLSTTNDPISVLIILDLSNDGLIEKTDLDLTNWLAKLEDQYLLDENWLLAYEIAVKKWIGSDYSYIDGVPYFKQLLKHKISFYDPTRQIKPIDYIDKEVFEPDTETEYENTQTEVAERNQAELFPDITYDFNEGDDTEEFNHDFDDQDDLDIDYLNYH; from the coding sequence ATGACACCAATGACAATTGAAGACCTCATAAGCAAAGGATATTTTCCAAAAGAACTTCCGCCACCATTTACGACAAATGACTTGGCGACAAAGTATTCTTCAATTAAAACCTCACTCTCAGGGACAATTAGTAAAGACGCAACACGTTGTATTGACTTTTCAATTTCCAAAGTTGGTTTAATAAGGAAAATGATTAAAATTCCTAATCCAATGCATCAATGCCAACTGTGTGAAATGGTGGTTGACAACTGGGCTGATATTGAGGCAATATATAAGAAATCAAAGTTTTCATTTAGCAGACCTAAGTTGGTTGGAGAGAGAGCAGCCAACCCGACAAAATTCAAAGACTTTATTAGAAGAAGCTTTTTAGCTTCGTATCCATACATTTATGAACTCAAAACAGATATTTCAAAATACTATCCAACAATTTATACTCACAGTATTCCTTGGGCAATACACGGAAAAGCAATAGCAAAACGAAAACCGCTTGACCCAACGCTATTGGGTAATAAATTAGATTTTTATTTACGCCAAACTATGTATGCTCAGACAATTGGAATTCCAATTGGACCAGACACATCATTAATAATTTCTGAAATAATTGGTTGTAAAATAGACGAAATGCTTCTATCTGAATTTCCTTCTATAAAGGGATACAGATATGTTGATGACATGTATTTCTTCTTTCATAGTTACGCTGATGCAGAAGCGTTCCTCCTACGTTTACAGGCTGTTCTGAAAGAATTTGAATTACAGGTAAATCCAGAGAAAACCAAAATAAGGAAAATTCCAAGAGGAATTGAACCTGATTGGATTATTCAACTTAGAACTTTTACTATACGAGAAACGGAAATTAAGCAATACAATGACTTAATTAGCTTCTTTAGTTTGGCATTTGATTTAGCGTTACAACTTCCAAATGAATATGTTTTATCATATGCCGTGGAAAAGGTTAAGAGAGTTGCCGTAGTTTCCGACACCAATTTTGCGTTGCTTGAAACAATGCTACTCAAAACGATGATTGCCGAGCCATCTACAATCAAGGAAGTATTTAGAATATTATTTACAAATAAAACAAAAGTACGTGTAAGTAAAATTGAAAAGGTTTTACTAGATTTCATACTTTATCATTGCCCGAGAAAGAATGACTATGAATTATCGTGGGCTTTATGGTTTGCAAAAACATTTAAAATAAAAATTCCAACATCAGTTTCAAAGCAATTATCAACGACCAATGACCCAATAAGTGTTTTGATTATTTTAGACCTTTCAAACGATGGGTTAATAGAGAAAACTGATTTAGACTTGACAAATTGGTTAGCAAAATTGGAAGACCAATATTTATTAGATGAAAATTGGCTTTTGGCGTATGAAATTGCAGTAAAAAAATGGATTGGATCTGACTATTCATATATTGATGGAGTTCCCTACTTCAAACAATTACTTAAACATAAAATTTCGTTCTACGACCCAACCCGACAAATCAAACCTATTGACTATATAGACAAAGAAGTTTTTGAACCGGATACTGAGACGGAATATGAAAATACGCAAACTGAAGTTGCAGAACGAAATCAAGCAGAATTATTCCCTGACATAACTTATGACTTTAATGAAGGAGACGACACTGAAGAATTTAACCACGACTTTGACGACCAAGACGATTTAGATATTGACTACTTAAATTATCACTAA
- a CDS encoding acyl-CoA carboxylase subunit beta has translation MNLEQNRNEDWMKLALSQTRQYLEQIKLGGGKKAIDKQHEKNKLTPRERIAYLIDKDSTFTEIGAFAGFDMYTAEGGCPAGGTVAGIGYVSGRQCVIVANDQTVKAGAWFPITGKKNLRMQEIAMENRLPIIYLVDSAGVFLPMQDEIFPDKEHFGRIFRNNARMSAMGITQIAAVMGACVAGGAYLPIMSDETLMVEGNGSIFLAGSYLVKAAIGEDIDNEQLGGAVTHTEISGIADYKFPTEQACLDHIKNIMSKLGDTPKAGFNRIAPAPPKKKTEELYSIMSVNNAKPYDMQEIIERIVDESSFEQFKQDYGKTILCGYARIEGWAVGIVANQRLITKNKKGEMQMGGVIYNDSADKAARFIMNCNQKKIPLVFLQDVTGFMVGSRSEHSGIIKDGAKLVNAVANSVVPKITIIVGNSYGAGNYAMCGKAYDPRFIYAWPSAKIAVMGGEQAAKTLLQIQVSAMKAKGKEVPAEEEQALLNTIKSRYETQTTPYYAAARLWVDAIIDPLETRRVIAEGIAAANHNPDMESFKTGVFQV, from the coding sequence ATGAACCTGGAGCAAAATCGTAACGAAGACTGGATGAAACTGGCCCTTAGCCAAACACGTCAATACCTGGAGCAGATTAAACTGGGTGGCGGTAAAAAAGCCATCGACAAACAACACGAGAAAAACAAACTCACACCGCGTGAGCGTATCGCCTACTTAATAGACAAGGATTCCACTTTCACAGAGATTGGTGCTTTTGCCGGTTTCGACATGTACACAGCAGAAGGCGGTTGCCCTGCCGGTGGTACGGTTGCCGGTATTGGTTATGTAAGCGGCAGACAATGTGTGATTGTGGCCAATGATCAAACTGTGAAAGCCGGTGCCTGGTTCCCCATCACAGGTAAGAAAAACCTACGCATGCAAGAGATTGCCATGGAGAACCGCTTACCCATTATCTACCTCGTGGATAGTGCCGGTGTGTTTCTGCCCATGCAGGATGAAATCTTTCCTGATAAAGAACATTTCGGTCGCATCTTCCGCAACAATGCCCGCATGAGTGCTATGGGCATTACACAAATTGCCGCAGTGATGGGCGCTTGTGTTGCAGGTGGTGCTTACCTACCCATCATGAGCGATGAAACCCTGATGGTGGAAGGCAATGGCAGTATTTTCCTCGCAGGTTCTTATTTGGTTAAAGCGGCCATCGGTGAAGACATCGACAATGAGCAACTCGGAGGTGCTGTTACGCATACAGAGATCAGTGGTATCGCAGATTATAAATTTCCTACAGAGCAAGCTTGCTTAGATCATATCAAAAATATCATGAGCAAACTGGGCGACACACCCAAAGCCGGTTTTAATCGTATCGCGCCAGCACCACCCAAAAAGAAAACCGAAGAGCTCTACAGCATCATGTCTGTAAACAATGCCAAGCCCTATGATATGCAAGAGATCATTGAGCGCATTGTAGATGAGAGCAGCTTCGAACAATTCAAACAAGATTATGGCAAAACCATATTGTGTGGTTATGCGCGCATAGAAGGTTGGGCCGTGGGCATTGTAGCCAATCAACGCCTCATCACCAAAAACAAAAAAGGTGAAATGCAAATGGGCGGTGTGATTTATAACGATAGTGCCGACAAAGCTGCCCGCTTTATCATGAACTGCAACCAGAAAAAAATTCCTTTGGTCTTCTTACAAGACGTCACCGGTTTTATGGTGGGCAGTCGCAGTGAACATAGCGGCATCATTAAAGACGGCGCCAAGTTGGTGAATGCTGTAGCCAATTCTGTTGTTCCCAAGATCACCATCATCGTAGGCAATAGTTATGGTGCCGGCAATTATGCTATGTGTGGTAAAGCTTATGATCCACGTTTCATCTATGCATGGCCATCGGCGAAGATTGCCGTGATGGGTGGCGAACAAGCAGCCAAAACATTGTTACAAATTCAGGTAAGTGCCATGAAGGCCAAGGGCAAGGAAGTACCTGCAGAAGAAGAACAAGCATTACTCAATACCATCAAGAGCCGATACGAGACACAGACCACGCCTTATTATGCAGCAGCACGTTTGTGGGTAGATGCCATTATTGATCCGCTGGAAACACGCCGGGTGATTGCAGAAGGTATTGCTGCAGCCAATCATAATCCCGATATGGAATCCTTTAAAACGGGCGTTTTTCAGGTCTAA
- a CDS encoding PhzF family phenazine biosynthesis protein, whose product MTARNYYVVDAFTNKLYGGNPAAVCPLEQWLPDATMQEIAAENNLSETVFFVPEGDHFRIRWFTPAVEVKLCGHATLATAHVFYTQLGWTKPEIRFDSLSGILVVTKTDNGYQLDFPANAPEVVEQVPAGLFEGLRISDAPVYKTSFDYMVVLPTQAMVEALNPDFNTLAQVQARGVIVTARGNDVDFVSRCFYPQSGVNEDPVTGSAHTIMIPYWAQQLKKTRMQAMQLSKRRGHLDVELVGDRALMRGQAVLYAKGEYYSA is encoded by the coding sequence ATGACAGCAAGGAATTATTATGTGGTTGATGCGTTCACCAACAAATTATATGGTGGTAACCCCGCGGCTGTTTGTCCGCTGGAACAATGGTTGCCCGATGCCACCATGCAGGAAATAGCTGCAGAAAACAACCTGAGTGAAACGGTTTTCTTTGTGCCCGAGGGCGATCATTTCCGCATTCGCTGGTTTACCCCTGCGGTGGAAGTAAAACTCTGCGGTCATGCTACATTGGCTACTGCCCATGTGTTCTACACACAACTGGGTTGGACCAAACCCGAGATTCGTTTTGATTCTTTGAGTGGCATACTTGTGGTAACGAAAACCGATAATGGCTATCAATTGGATTTTCCTGCCAATGCACCTGAAGTGGTAGAACAAGTACCTGCAGGTTTGTTTGAGGGTTTACGCATCAGCGATGCACCGGTGTACAAAACATCTTTCGATTATATGGTGGTGCTGCCCACACAAGCAATGGTGGAAGCATTGAATCCTGATTTCAACACATTGGCACAAGTGCAAGCACGTGGTGTGATTGTAACGGCCAGAGGGAATGATGTGGATTTTGTATCGCGTTGTTTCTATCCGCAGAGCGGCGTGAATGAAGATCCGGTAACAGGTTCTGCGCACACCATCATGATACCTTATTGGGCACAGCAATTGAAGAAAACACGCATGCAAGCCATGCAATTGTCTAAGCGTCGCGGCCACCTAGATGTAGAACTCGTGGGCGATCGTGCCTTGATGCGCGGACAAGCTGTATTGTATGCAAAAGGTGAATATTACAGCGCATGA
- the rnhA gene encoding ribonuclease HI, which translates to MSHPLIMYTDGSARGNPGPGGYGVILMWGNQAKELSEGYRLTTNNRMELLAVIKGLQALTRKHIPVTIYSDSQYVVKAVQEKWLDKWIATDFKGGKKNRDLWTEFYHLSKQFQLRFVWVKGHADNPYNNRCDELATTAADGKNLLVDEGYEAIAE; encoded by the coding sequence ATGAGTCACCCATTGATCATGTACACCGATGGATCGGCACGTGGTAATCCCGGACCCGGTGGTTATGGCGTTATTTTGATGTGGGGCAACCAAGCCAAGGAATTGTCTGAGGGCTATCGCCTCACCACCAATAACCGCATGGAATTGTTAGCGGTGATCAAAGGCTTGCAAGCATTAACACGCAAGCATATTCCCGTCACCATTTATTCTGATAGTCAGTATGTGGTAAAAGCAGTGCAAGAGAAATGGCTGGATAAATGGATTGCTACCGATTTCAAAGGTGGTAAGAAGAATCGTGATTTGTGGACGGAGTTTTATCATTTGTCGAAGCAGTTTCAATTGCGTTTTGTGTGGGTGAAGGGACATGCAGATAATCCATACAACAATCGTTGCGATGAATTGGCTACGACTGCTGCCGATGGAAAAAATCTATTGGTGGATGAAGGCTATGAAGCCATCGCAGAATAA
- a CDS encoding diphthine--ammonia ligase, which yields MKALVSWSGGKDSCFAAMQAKAQGYAPTVLLNVLNEAGKISRSHGIPSAILQAQATAAGLPIELISSSWQEYEQHFTGALARLKAEHELSHAIFGDIDLQPHRDWEEKVCANAGLTAVLPLWLQERKALVLQMLDAGIDTMIVSCNTTMGERFLGQRLTPALIDELEALGIDACGENGEFHTLVLNCPLFSQPIDVQVRNKIQHEQYWFTELELTQASG from the coding sequence ATGAAAGCATTGGTTAGTTGGAGCGGTGGGAAGGACAGTTGTTTTGCGGCCATGCAAGCAAAAGCGCAAGGCTATGCACCAACCGTATTGCTGAATGTATTGAATGAAGCGGGTAAGATTTCTCGCTCGCATGGAATTCCATCAGCAATATTACAAGCGCAAGCCACTGCAGCAGGTTTACCTATTGAACTCATCAGTAGCAGCTGGCAAGAATATGAGCAACATTTTACGGGTGCCTTAGCGCGATTGAAAGCAGAACACGAATTAAGTCACGCCATCTTTGGCGATATCGATTTACAACCGCACCGCGATTGGGAAGAAAAGGTTTGCGCGAATGCGGGACTCACCGCTGTGTTACCACTCTGGTTACAAGAAAGAAAAGCATTGGTATTACAAATGCTGGATGCAGGCATTGACACGATGATTGTGAGTTGCAATACCACCATGGGTGAACGCTTTTTGGGGCAACGCCTCACTCCTGCTTTAATCGATGAACTGGAAGCTTTGGGTATTGATGCTTGTGGCGAGAACGGCGAGTTTCATACCCTGGTACTCAACTGTCCTTTATTCAGCCAACCCATTGATGTGCAGGTGCGCAACAAAATTCAACACGAACAATACTGGTTTACAGAACTAGAATTAACCCAAGCCTCCGGCTGA
- the manA gene encoding mannose-6-phosphate isomerase, class I — protein sequence MATNKKIYRLKGKVQHYAWGGQTFIPQLLGIDNANNQPCAEYWMGAHPSASSVLLDQEGEINLNQLVKEDPANTINQQVFDRFGELPYLFKVLDVKDMLSIQVHPTKAEAEKGFDAEEAAGIPISAPHRNYKDRNHKPEVMVALSDFWLLHGFRSAESLNKILEDVPEFNILIGLYRREGAQALYRFVMEMAQADINNMLLPLVKRELRRKQDGELDRSMPGWWVSKLFDGQTEITDIDRGVFSIYFFNIVFIEKGSAIFQSAGIPHAYLEGQNMELMANSDNVLRGGLTPKHIDVPELMKHTSCEPVVPNVMKGNDLKNGEIVYPCPVPDFGISRLELNGSGYTSTAASLEILFVTEGGCVINNELTLKTGEAAAVLAGGQYAIETSGACTIFKAFVPQG from the coding sequence ATGGCCACAAACAAAAAAATCTACCGACTCAAAGGAAAAGTGCAACACTATGCATGGGGCGGACAAACTTTCATTCCTCAACTCTTAGGCATCGATAATGCAAACAATCAGCCTTGCGCTGAATACTGGATGGGTGCCCATCCCTCGGCTTCTTCCGTGCTGTTGGATCAAGAAGGTGAAATCAACTTGAATCAACTCGTCAAAGAAGATCCTGCCAATACCATCAATCAACAAGTATTCGATCGCTTTGGCGAACTACCTTATCTCTTCAAAGTACTGGATGTAAAAGACATGCTGAGCATTCAAGTGCATCCTACCAAAGCAGAAGCAGAAAAAGGTTTTGATGCAGAAGAAGCGGCTGGCATTCCCATCTCTGCACCTCATCGTAATTACAAAGACCGCAACCACAAGCCCGAAGTCATGGTTGCCCTGAGCGATTTCTGGTTGCTGCATGGTTTCCGCTCTGCTGAATCGCTCAACAAGATTTTAGAAGATGTACCAGAGTTCAATATCCTCATCGGACTCTATCGCCGCGAAGGCGCACAAGCCCTGTATCGCTTTGTGATGGAAATGGCTCAGGCCGATATCAACAATATGCTGCTGCCACTCGTGAAACGTGAACTGCGCCGCAAGCAGGATGGCGAACTGGATCGCTCCATGCCAGGCTGGTGGGTGAGCAAGCTATTTGATGGTCAAACAGAGATCACTGATATCGATCGTGGTGTATTCTCTATCTATTTCTTCAATATCGTCTTCATTGAAAAGGGTAGTGCTATCTTCCAAAGTGCAGGTATTCCACATGCTTATCTGGAAGGACAGAATATGGAGCTCATGGCGAATAGCGATAATGTGCTCCGCGGCGGACTCACCCCCAAGCATATCGATGTGCCCGAACTGATGAAGCACACTTCCTGCGAACCAGTAGTGCCCAATGTGATGAAGGGCAACGACCTCAAAAATGGCGAGATCGTCTATCCTTGTCCCGTTCCGGATTTTGGTATTTCCCGACTGGAATTGAATGGTTCAGGCTATACATCCACAGCCGCTTCGCTGGAAATTCTGTTTGTTACCGAGGGGGGCTGTGTGATCAATAATGAGCTCACCCTGAAGACGGGAGAAGCTGCAGCCGTGCTGGCTGGTGGGCAATATGCCATTGAAACCTCGGGTGCATGCACCATTTTCAAGGCTTTTGTGCCTCAGGGCTAA
- a CDS encoding YraN family protein: MQSNKDKGKQGEDLAAQYLLDKAYHILERNWRYRHAEVDLIASKANRLHFVEVKTRYSVRYGMPEESFNRDKMRSLKLAAEAYQLAHPEWKYLQFDIVSIIMLNDAVQEIRLFEDVYF; this comes from the coding sequence ATGCAGTCTAATAAAGATAAGGGCAAACAGGGAGAAGACCTCGCTGCGCAATATCTTTTAGATAAAGCTTATCACATACTGGAAAGAAACTGGCGCTATCGCCATGCGGAAGTAGACTTGATTGCCAGCAAAGCCAACCGATTACATTTTGTGGAAGTGAAGACCCGATACAGTGTGCGCTATGGTATGCCTGAGGAAAGTTTCAACCGGGACAAGATGCGCTCGCTTAAACTGGCAGCAGAAGCTTATCAATTAGCACATCCCGAATGGAAATATTTGCAGTTCGATATTGTATCCATCATCATGCTCAATGATGCAGTGCAGGAAATTCGTTTGTTTGAGGATGTGTATTTCTAG
- a CDS encoding YkgJ family cysteine cluster protein → MQLVNLRSFKQKVRHNKKAFKRFLTKIERRPPKGLDKLAEKIDAEVWQEVDCLSCANCCKTMSPTYTKADIKRIAEFLDMTSQQFIDKWLYFDEKDGDWMNKSQPCQFLDPKTHYCSIYEVRPADCAGFPHLKKKKMVEYIHVHQQNVEYCPATYRMVEKMMDQLEN, encoded by the coding sequence ATGCAGCTCGTCAACCTACGTTCCTTCAAGCAGAAAGTAAGACACAACAAAAAAGCATTCAAACGTTTTCTTACAAAGATTGAACGCAGACCACCCAAGGGTTTGGATAAACTGGCTGAAAAAATAGATGCAGAAGTATGGCAGGAAGTGGATTGCTTAAGCTGTGCCAACTGCTGCAAGACGATGAGCCCAACCTACACCAAAGCCGATATCAAGCGTATAGCTGAATTTCTGGACATGACCTCTCAGCAGTTCATTGATAAGTGGCTGTATTTTGATGAGAAGGATGGCGACTGGATGAATAAATCACAGCCTTGTCAGTTCCTCGATCCAAAGACACATTACTGCAGCATTTACGAAGTGCGTCCGGCTGATTGCGCTGGCTTTCCACATTTGAAGAAAAAGAAAATGGTGGAGTATATCCATGTACATCAGCAGAACGTGGAATATTGTCCTGCCACTTACCGCATGGTGGAGAAGATGATGGATCAATTAGAGAACTGA
- a CDS encoding tyrosine recombinase XerD — protein MWEAYKKGFKAWLQLEKSLSDHSVEAYIRDVEKLTMYLQANNDLKTPDAVTLKDLQGLLQFITQLGIGATSQARMISGLRAFYKYCLLEQICTIDPTALLDAPKTKRSLPDTLSFEEIEQIIGEIDLSTPDGGRNKAILETMYSCGLRVSEVITLKLSCLYLDIGFIRVIGKGDKERLVPIGSDATKYIKLYRENIRVHQPLQPGFEDILFLNKFGRGLSRVMIFYIIKDLAKKAGITKTISPHTFRHSFATHLVEGGADLRAVQEMLGHESITTTEIYTHLDRDYLRSTLQQYHPSFKQ, from the coding sequence ATGTGGGAAGCTTATAAAAAAGGATTCAAAGCATGGTTGCAACTGGAGAAGTCGCTCAGTGATCATTCAGTGGAAGCGTATATCCGCGATGTGGAGAAGCTCACCATGTATTTGCAAGCAAACAATGACCTCAAAACACCCGATGCCGTTACACTCAAAGACTTGCAGGGTTTGTTGCAGTTCATCACCCAATTGGGTATTGGCGCTACATCGCAGGCACGCATGATTTCTGGACTGAGGGCATTCTATAAGTATTGCCTCTTAGAACAAATCTGCACCATCGACCCTACTGCCCTGCTGGATGCACCCAAAACCAAACGTAGTCTACCTGATACCCTCAGCTTTGAAGAGATCGAACAAATCATTGGTGAGATAGACTTGAGCACACCAGATGGTGGCCGAAACAAAGCCATTCTGGAAACCATGTATAGCTGTGGCTTACGCGTAAGCGAAGTGATTACCCTCAAGCTCTCCTGCTTGTACCTGGATATTGGCTTTATCCGTGTGATTGGAAAGGGTGATAAGGAAAGACTGGTACCCATTGGCTCAGATGCCACCAAATACATCAAACTCTATCGCGAAAACATTCGTGTGCATCAACCCTTGCAGCCGGGTTTTGAAGACATACTCTTTCTCAACAAATTCGGCCGTGGTCTATCCCGTGTGATGATCTTCTACATCATCAAAGACCTGGCGAAGAAAGCAGGTATTACCAAGACCATATCCCCGCACACATTCCGCCATTCCTTTGCCACGCACTTGGTTGAAGGCGGAGCAGATCTAAGAGCCGTGCAGGAAATGCTGGGCCATGAAAGCATTACCACAACGGAGATCTATACCCATCTGGACCGTGATTACCTGCGCAGCACCCTACAGCAATACCACCCCTCCTTCAAACAATAA